One segment of Methylocella silvestris BL2 DNA contains the following:
- a CDS encoding CobW family GTP-binding protein, with translation MADKIPVTVLTGYLGAGKTTLLNRILSEDHGKKFAVIVNEFGSIGIDNDLVVGADEEVFEMNNGCICCTVRGDLIRIIEGLMKRKGKFDAIIVETTGLADPAPVAQTFFVDADVREAARLDAVVTVADAKWLAERLKDAPEAKSQIAFADVIILNKIDLVSAEELADVEARIRAINPYARLHKAQNCAVSLEDVLNRNAFDLDRILEIEPQFLEADEEHDHHGHDHDHDHGHHDHGRKHEHHDHDDHHAKNGHGLKHYHDEEMQSVALTIEGDVDPDKFLPWINSYIQTEGAAILRSKGIIALKDEPKRFVFQGVHMILDGDLQQDWKPGETRRSRLVFIGRHLKEDEIRTGFLACAA, from the coding sequence ATGGCCGATAAAATACCCGTCACCGTGCTCACTGGCTATCTCGGCGCCGGCAAGACGACGCTTTTGAACCGCATTCTTTCCGAGGACCATGGCAAGAAATTCGCCGTCATCGTCAATGAATTCGGCTCGATCGGCATCGACAATGATCTTGTCGTCGGCGCTGACGAAGAAGTGTTCGAGATGAACAATGGCTGCATCTGCTGCACGGTGCGCGGCGACCTCATCCGCATCATCGAGGGGCTGATGAAGCGCAAGGGCAAGTTCGACGCGATCATCGTCGAAACAACCGGCCTTGCCGATCCGGCGCCTGTCGCGCAAACATTTTTCGTCGACGCCGACGTCCGCGAGGCGGCCCGTCTCGATGCGGTGGTGACGGTCGCCGACGCGAAATGGCTGGCGGAACGGCTGAAAGACGCGCCCGAGGCCAAGAGCCAGATCGCCTTCGCCGACGTCATTATTTTGAACAAGATCGACCTCGTCAGCGCCGAGGAGCTCGCCGATGTGGAAGCGCGCATTCGCGCCATCAATCCCTATGCCCGGCTGCACAAGGCGCAGAATTGCGCGGTTTCGCTCGAAGACGTTTTAAACCGCAACGCCTTCGATCTCGACCGCATTCTCGAAATCGAGCCGCAGTTCCTGGAAGCGGACGAAGAACATGATCACCACGGCCACGATCATGATCATGATCACGGCCACCACGATCATGGCCGCAAGCACGAGCATCATGACCATGACGATCATCATGCCAAAAACGGTCATGGCCTGAAGCATTATCACGATGAGGAGATGCAATCGGTCGCCCTGACGATCGAGGGCGACGTCGATCCCGATAAATTCCTGCCCTGGATCAATTCCTATATCCAGACCGAGGGCGCGGCGATCTTGCGCTCCAAAGGCATCATCGCGCTGAAGGACGAGCCGAAACGCTTTGTCTTCCAGGGCGTGCATATGATCCTCGACGGCGATCTGCAACAAGACTGGAAGCCGGGCGAGACGCGGCGCAGCCGCCTCGTTTTCATCGGCCGTCACCTGAAGGAAGATGAAATCCGGACGGGCTTCCTCGCCTGCGCCGCTTGA
- a CDS encoding SCO family protein, whose product MREYLESFDPRIIGVTGSDAQIRAIAKAYKVYFKKQDGEGGAYTMDHTGVVYLMDADGRFVNALNLERPAAKVADELRRYIQ is encoded by the coding sequence ATGAGGGAGTATCTCGAAAGCTTCGATCCGCGCATCATTGGCGTTACGGGAAGCGACGCGCAGATCCGCGCCATCGCCAAGGCCTACAAAGTCTATTTCAAGAAGCAGGACGGCGAGGGCGGCGCCTATACCATGGATCACACCGGCGTCGTCTATCTGATGGACGCCGACGGGCGCTTCGTTAATGCGCTGAATCTTGAACGGCCGGCGGCCAAGGTCGCCGATGAACTCCGGCGCTATATTCAATAA
- a CDS encoding transporter substrate-binding domain-containing protein: MSCQKSNIQYIRRFPFRAIVRRGALLVVAAPLVWCAPALGDPTFAPSFFDPHARPTKPDLGNLHSLRFLTDSDYPPFHFEMPDGALAGFDIDLARAICETLKLSCTIQARRFDTLVDALKADEGDAIIASLRIDAKARETLDFTVPYAKNPARFVRLRQTQLGEASPETLRGKFIGVVAKTAHEAYLDAYFKGSTRKTFDSQTALTDALKNGDVDVIFGDGAALSVWLQGPARDCCAFSGGSFLESHFFGDGVGIALKKDNPALRQALDYALADLWARGVYTDLYLKYFPLGFY, translated from the coding sequence ATGTCCTGTCAGAAGTCAAACATCCAATATATCAGACGATTTCCGTTTCGCGCCATAGTTCGGCGCGGCGCTCTCCTTGTCGTCGCCGCGCCCCTCGTCTGGTGCGCTCCGGCGCTCGGCGATCCGACCTTTGCGCCGAGTTTCTTCGATCCCCACGCGCGGCCGACCAAACCCGATCTCGGCAATCTGCACAGCCTGCGCTTTCTCACCGACAGCGATTATCCGCCGTTCCATTTCGAAATGCCGGACGGCGCTCTGGCGGGGTTCGACATCGATCTCGCCCGCGCGATTTGCGAGACGTTGAAGCTCTCTTGCACAATTCAGGCCCGCCGCTTCGACACGCTGGTCGACGCCCTCAAGGCCGACGAAGGCGACGCGATCATCGCCTCGCTCCGGATCGACGCCAAGGCGCGGGAAACGCTGGATTTCACGGTTCCCTACGCCAAGAATCCGGCGCGTTTCGTTCGCTTGCGGCAGACGCAGCTAGGCGAAGCGAGCCCGGAGACGTTGCGCGGCAAATTCATCGGCGTGGTCGCAAAAACGGCGCATGAGGCCTATCTCGACGCGTATTTCAAAGGCTCCACGCGAAAAACCTTCGACTCGCAGACAGCGCTCACCGACGCGCTGAAGAATGGCGACGTCGACGTCATCTTCGGCGACGGCGCAGCCCTCAGCGTCTGGCTGCAAGGGCCGGCCCGGGATTGCTGCGCTTTTTCCGGCGGCTCTTTCCTCGAATCGCATTTTTTCGGCGATGGAGTCGGCATCGCGCTAAAAAAGGACAATCCGGCGCTGCGGCAGGCGCTGGATTACGCCCTCGCCGACCTTTGGGCGCGAGGCGTCTATACGGATCTCTATCTCAAATATTTCCCGCTGGGATTTTATTGA
- the cysG gene encoding siroheme synthase CysG encodes MNRTSAAPEPGRPIMTGLASLPVFFNVRGRRVVIAGGSEAALWKAELVQAAGASVVVFAAAPCDGLAELERRGASVALVRRRFEPGDLDGAVLALADCDIAEEAEQFHAAARARGVPANVIDKPAASDFQFGAIVDRSPLVIAISTDGASPILGQALRGRIEAMLPAAIRLWAGAAKSWRAPLKALELAPKLRRRFWELFNERALTASAVPPGPDEFKSLLAEATAEGPRAAKGSIALVGAGPGDPELLTLKALRLLQAADVVLYDDLVAPEILDMGRREATKIPVGKRGYRPSCKQDDIIDLMIKLAAEGKRVVRLKGGDPMIFGRASEELAALHAAGIATSVTPGVTAALGAAASLQLSLTERVRARRLQFITAHAHDGRLPEDIDWRALADPCASSVIYMGARTLNSLVERLAAHGADPSTPALLVERATCPDERVIRGTLASLPAKAAALSPSGPCLILIGAVFAGGVEAEQIREAADIAIA; translated from the coding sequence ATGAACAGGACGTCGGCCGCTCCCGAGCCGGGCCGCCCGATCATGACCGGGCTGGCGTCGCTGCCGGTGTTCTTCAACGTGAGGGGCAGGCGCGTCGTTATCGCTGGCGGGTCCGAGGCCGCCTTGTGGAAAGCCGAGCTTGTTCAGGCGGCGGGAGCGTCTGTGGTGGTTTTTGCCGCCGCCCCTTGCGACGGATTGGCGGAGCTTGAGCGCCGAGGCGCTTCGGTCGCGCTAGTGCGCCGCCGCTTCGAGCCTGGCGATTTGGACGGCGCGGTTCTCGCACTCGCCGACTGCGATATCGCCGAAGAGGCGGAGCAGTTTCACGCCGCCGCGCGGGCGCGCGGCGTTCCGGCGAATGTGATCGACAAGCCTGCCGCCTCCGATTTTCAGTTCGGCGCAATCGTCGACCGCTCGCCTTTGGTCATCGCCATCTCGACCGACGGCGCCTCGCCCATTCTCGGACAGGCTTTGCGCGGCCGCATCGAGGCCATGCTGCCAGCGGCGATCCGGCTTTGGGCCGGCGCCGCGAAATCCTGGCGCGCGCCGCTAAAGGCATTGGAGCTCGCTCCAAAATTGCGCCGGCGATTTTGGGAGCTCTTCAACGAGCGGGCTTTGACGGCGAGCGCCGTGCCGCCAGGCCCCGATGAATTTAAATCCTTGCTGGCGGAGGCGACGGCTGAGGGTCCGCGCGCGGCGAAGGGCTCCATCGCCCTCGTCGGGGCAGGCCCCGGCGATCCGGAACTGCTGACGCTGAAAGCCTTGCGCCTGCTGCAAGCGGCGGATGTCGTGCTCTATGACGATCTTGTCGCGCCCGAGATTCTCGATATGGGCCGCCGCGAGGCGACAAAAATCCCGGTCGGCAAGCGCGGCTATCGGCCGTCCTGCAAGCAGGACGACATCATCGATCTGATGATCAAGCTCGCGGCGGAAGGCAAGCGGGTGGTGCGGCTCAAAGGCGGAGATCCGATGATTTTCGGGCGCGCCAGCGAGGAGCTTGCCGCCCTTCACGCCGCAGGAATCGCGACCAGCGTTACGCCCGGCGTTACGGCGGCCCTTGGCGCCGCCGCCTCGCTGCAACTCTCGCTGACCGAACGCGTGCGGGCGCGGCGGTTGCAATTCATCACCGCTCACGCCCATGACGGAAGGCTGCCGGAAGACATCGACTGGCGCGCGCTGGCCGATCCCTGCGCCTCCAGCGTCATTTACATGGGCGCGCGAACGCTCAACTCCCTCGTCGAGCGTCTGGCGGCGCATGGGGCGGACCCTTCGACGCCCGCGCTTCTCGTCGAGCGCGCGACCTGCCCGGACGAGCGCGTGATCAGGGGAACGCTGGCGAGCCTGCCCGCGAAAGCCGCCGCGCTGTCGCCGTCCGGGCCTTGCCTGATCCTGATCGGCGCCGTCTTCGCCGGCGGCGTCGAGGCAGAGCAGATTCGGGAGGCGGCCGATATTGCGATCGCCTGA
- a CDS encoding TAXI family TRAP transporter solute-binding subunit, with amino-acid sequence MRSIALVAVGVACVLGAAGLSLYLYERPTVLRVAVTRESDDQHVLAVAAHEFAQARDQVRLKLVLVDSLAESARAFEDERVDLAIVRSDVAMPVSGQTVLIMRRNAAVLMAPAGSEIRQLGDLKGRRIGVVEAARTGRSGVNALLDAALAQYDVAASSVRRVPLTPAELPDAIERRDVDVALVIDTPGAETLNEAVAAVTQAGRGPPVFISIDDAKAIAQRSPNFESIEVLRGVFGGAQPKPAASFETLGVSTRLIARHSLGNDVVAALTELLLTARPLLAAQEPIANRIEPPPTDKGAALPVHPGALAYLGDEEQSFFDKYSDFIYIGAMLASLFGTAIATLAARFNRKRNTDLEEILHRLLQIIAAARTAPRTDMLDDLEKEADDLLAQALAHDWNHAMSGSRVAATDLALNQARQAITDRRLYLASPRGTFAPRLVGD; translated from the coding sequence TTGCGTAGCATCGCCCTTGTCGCGGTCGGCGTCGCTTGCGTGCTCGGCGCCGCCGGTCTTTCTCTCTATCTTTACGAGCGCCCGACCGTTCTGCGCGTTGCGGTCACCCGCGAAAGCGACGATCAACATGTGCTCGCCGTCGCGGCGCATGAATTCGCGCAGGCGCGCGATCAGGTGCGGCTGAAGCTCGTTCTGGTCGATTCTCTTGCCGAAAGCGCGCGCGCCTTCGAGGATGAGCGCGTCGATCTCGCGATCGTGCGCAGCGACGTCGCCATGCCGGTCAGCGGACAGACCGTGCTGATCATGCGGCGCAACGCCGCCGTGCTCATGGCCCCGGCCGGATCGGAGATTCGCCAGCTTGGCGATCTCAAAGGTCGTCGGATCGGCGTGGTGGAAGCGGCGCGCACCGGGCGGTCGGGCGTGAACGCTCTGCTCGATGCGGCTCTGGCGCAATATGATGTGGCGGCGTCCTCGGTGCGCCGCGTGCCGCTGACGCCGGCCGAACTGCCCGACGCGATCGAACGGCGCGATGTCGACGTTGCGCTCGTGATCGATACGCCCGGCGCCGAAACCCTCAACGAGGCCGTGGCCGCCGTGACGCAGGCGGGTCGCGGGCCGCCTGTCTTCATCTCGATCGACGACGCCAAGGCGATCGCCCAGCGCAGCCCGAATTTTGAATCGATCGAAGTCCTGCGCGGCGTCTTCGGCGGCGCTCAGCCCAAGCCCGCGGCGAGTTTTGAGACTCTTGGCGTGAGCACACGGCTGATCGCCCGCCACAGCCTCGGCAATGACGTTGTCGCCGCGCTGACGGAGCTCTTGCTGACGGCGCGGCCATTGCTGGCGGCGCAGGAGCCGATCGCAAATCGTATCGAACCGCCCCCGACCGATAAGGGCGCGGCGCTTCCCGTGCATCCGGGGGCGCTGGCCTATCTTGGCGACGAAGAGCAGAGCTTCTTCGATAAATACAGCGATTTCATCTATATCGGGGCGATGCTGGCGAGCTTGTTCGGCACCGCGATCGCAACGCTCGCGGCGCGCTTCAACCGCAAGCGCAACACCGATCTCGAGGAGATATTGCATCGCCTCTTGCAGATCATTGCCGCGGCGCGAACCGCCCCACGGACCGACATGCTGGACGATCTTGAAAAAGAAGCCGACGATCTGCTTGCCCAGGCGCTTGCCCATGACTGGAATCATGCGATGAGCGGCAGCCGCGTCGCGGCGACCGATCTGGCGCTGAATCAGGCGCGTCAGGCGATCACCGACCGCCGGCTTTATCTGGCTTCGCCGCGCGGGACCTTCGCGCCGCGCCTCGTCGGCGATTAG
- a CDS encoding SH3 domain-containing protein, with amino-acid sequence MKSGIGRAALTLLAATTFAHAECIVADPTPTPLNARTAPNGRISTTLNNGQPVVIIDQVDDEQMRPWVYVSDPETSQPIGWVFKDYILCKGDTKKDCLTDGRVLTMRGTVVQKTFTDIDQGKPFAHQYIALEFYRARCTTENESSLFELLDGAPQYWIGRHVIAKVKVSENGGTIHYPTSVVLTPINIREEAPRSAAVQDPPIETVCRSGNDCSYVRKVDNCPAQFVTLSTGRKVWFTGTFGQDGTDGPSIYIFNGDGKDHDLAVEALQKVCPTAGIFEE; translated from the coding sequence ATGAAAAGTGGTATTGGGCGAGCCGCTCTAACTTTGCTTGCCGCAACGACATTTGCCCACGCCGAATGTATTGTCGCCGATCCGACGCCAACACCGTTGAACGCCCGCACAGCACCAAACGGGCGCATAAGTACGACGCTTAACAATGGCCAACCAGTGGTCATAATCGATCAAGTAGACGACGAACAAATGCGCCCTTGGGTGTATGTCTCCGACCCCGAAACAAGTCAACCTATCGGTTGGGTATTCAAAGACTACATCTTGTGCAAAGGGGACACAAAAAAAGATTGTCTTACGGATGGGCGCGTTTTAACGATGCGAGGAACCGTCGTTCAGAAGACTTTCACGGACATCGATCAAGGCAAGCCGTTCGCGCATCAATACATTGCATTGGAGTTTTACCGCGCTCGCTGTACAACTGAAAACGAGTCGTCGCTGTTCGAGCTTCTCGACGGTGCCCCTCAGTACTGGATTGGACGCCACGTTATCGCAAAGGTCAAAGTGAGCGAGAATGGGGGAACAATCCACTATCCTACATCAGTGGTCTTGACGCCTATCAATATTCGAGAAGAGGCGCCCCGCAGTGCCGCTGTCCAAGACCCACCTATAGAGACTGTCTGCCGTAGCGGGAATGACTGCTCATACGTACGCAAGGTGGACAATTGTCCCGCTCAATTCGTGACTCTTTCAACGGGTCGGAAGGTTTGGTTTACCGGTACCTTCGGACAAGATGGGACCGATGGGCCGTCGATTTATATTTTCAACGGAGATGGAAAGGATCACGATCTAGCCGTCGAGGCATTGCAGAAGGTTTGCCCGACGGCAGGGATATTCGAGGAATAG
- a CDS encoding GntP family permease, with the protein MSEMTRETYLLLDAAVTIVGLVLLITKFKVHPFVALILASVFLGLTSGMAADLIMKSFQEGFGGVLGFVGIVLGLGTMLGKLMAESGGADQIAQTLIRSFGRERVHWAMMLAAFLVGIPLFFEIGFVLLIPLVFIVARRSGVPLIKVGIPLLAGLSAVHGLVPPHPGPLLTISVFGADIGKTILYGLIVGLPAAAVAGPIFGSFISRSIPGHAAPDLADQFVQDTKYTNLPSFSVTLTTILLPVFLMLLKALADVLFATGSPVRVWMDLIGHPITALLAALLLAFYTFGSARGFSREQLGKLLDASLTPIAAIMLIVGAGGGFKQMLVASGVGDVIGHLAVRAEVSPILLAWLVAAVIRIATGSATVATITGAGIVAPVVALAPGVNRELLVLATGAGSVVLSHVNDAGFWLVKQYFNMTVVETFKTWTVMETILSVVSLGLILLLAHFV; encoded by the coding sequence ATGTCGGAGATGACGCGCGAGACCTATCTGCTTCTCGACGCCGCCGTTACCATCGTCGGCCTCGTGTTGCTGATCACCAAGTTCAAGGTTCATCCCTTTGTCGCCCTGATTCTGGCCTCGGTTTTTCTCGGGCTCACCTCCGGCATGGCGGCGGACCTGATCATGAAATCCTTCCAGGAGGGATTTGGCGGCGTCCTTGGTTTCGTCGGGATCGTTCTTGGCCTTGGCACCATGCTCGGCAAGCTGATGGCCGAGTCGGGGGGCGCCGATCAGATCGCACAGACCCTGATCCGCTCCTTCGGCCGGGAAAGAGTGCATTGGGCGATGATGCTGGCGGCTTTTCTCGTCGGCATTCCGCTGTTCTTCGAAATCGGTTTCGTATTGCTGATCCCGCTGGTCTTCATCGTCGCGCGCCGGTCCGGCGTCCCCCTGATCAAAGTCGGCATTCCGCTGCTGGCTGGCCTTTCGGCTGTGCATGGTCTGGTGCCCCCGCATCCGGGGCCGCTCCTTACGATCAGCGTCTTCGGCGCCGATATCGGCAAGACGATTCTCTACGGCCTTATCGTCGGCCTGCCGGCGGCCGCTGTGGCCGGGCCGATCTTCGGTTCGTTCATTTCGCGAAGCATACCGGGGCATGCCGCGCCGGATCTCGCCGATCAATTCGTGCAGGACACAAAATACACGAACCTGCCTAGCTTCAGCGTGACGCTGACGACGATCCTCCTGCCTGTCTTTCTGATGCTCCTCAAAGCGCTGGCCGATGTTCTGTTCGCGACCGGCAGCCCTGTCCGCGTCTGGATGGATCTGATCGGTCATCCGATCACGGCGCTTCTGGCGGCGTTGCTGCTGGCGTTCTACACTTTTGGCTCGGCGCGCGGCTTTTCGCGCGAGCAGCTCGGCAAGCTTCTCGACGCCAGCCTGACGCCGATCGCCGCCATCATGCTGATCGTCGGCGCCGGCGGCGGCTTCAAACAGATGCTGGTCGCGAGCGGCGTCGGCGACGTCATCGGCCATCTCGCCGTCCGAGCGGAAGTCTCGCCGATTCTGCTCGCTTGGCTGGTCGCCGCCGTCATCCGCATCGCCACCGGGTCGGCGACGGTCGCCACCATCACCGGAGCCGGCATCGTCGCGCCGGTCGTGGCGCTGGCTCCAGGGGTCAACCGGGAGCTTCTGGTCCTCGCAACGGGCGCAGGATCAGTGGTGCTGTCTCACGTCAATGACGCCGGGTTCTGGCTGGTCAAGCAATATTTCAACATGACCGTCGTTGAAACCTTCAAGACCTGGACAGTCATGGAGACGATCCTTTCGGTCGTCAGCCTCGGCCTAATCCTGCTGCTGGCGCATTTTGTCTGA
- a CDS encoding gluconokinase, producing MDRAISALVVMGVAGCGKSCVGAAIADLSEGRLVEGDAFHPPANIAKMSAGAPLTDEDRAGWLVRLGEELVACLGAGERPVLTCSALKKRYRDTLRHAVPGLGFVYLELTPEIAAARVANRPGHFMPASLIKSQFDALEPPDREAATLTLDATLPLALLAERASQWWRASVTAGGANSAQPEGGEAYRSLRDASGG from the coding sequence ATGGACCGCGCAATCTCCGCCCTTGTCGTCATGGGCGTCGCCGGCTGCGGCAAGAGCTGCGTCGGCGCCGCCATCGCCGATCTAAGCGAGGGGCGTCTGGTCGAAGGCGACGCCTTCCATCCGCCCGCAAATATCGCCAAGATGAGCGCGGGCGCGCCGCTGACGGATGAAGATCGCGCCGGCTGGCTCGTCCGCCTCGGCGAGGAACTCGTCGCCTGCCTTGGGGCCGGCGAACGCCCGGTCCTCACCTGCTCCGCGCTCAAGAAACGCTACCGCGACACGCTGCGCCATGCTGTGCCAGGGCTCGGCTTTGTCTATCTGGAGTTGACGCCAGAGATCGCGGCGGCGCGCGTCGCCAACCGGCCGGGGCATTTCATGCCGGCCAGCCTCATCAAAAGCCAGTTCGACGCCCTCGAACCGCCGGATCGCGAAGCAGCGACCTTGACGCTCGACGCAACGCTTCCCCTCGCGCTCCTGGCCGAACGCGCCAGCCAATGGTGGCGCGCCTCCGTCACTGCGGGCGGCGCCAATTCAGCGCAGCCGGAGGGCGGGGAAGCCTATCGCTCGTTGCGCGACGCGAGCGGGGGCTAA
- the typA gene encoding translational GTPase TypA, with product MKLRNIAIIAHVDHGKTTLVDRLLQQSGSFRENQRVAERVMDSNDLEKERGITIMAKATSIAWEGARINIVDTPGHADFGGEVERILSMVDGAIVLVDASEGPMPQTKFVVGKALKIGLKPIVAVNKVDKPDARITEVVNEVFDLFAALDATDEQLDFPILYGSAKQGWMADSPDGPKDGMAPLFDLVLKHVPEPRVEEGGFRMLGTLLEANPYLGRLVTGRVFAGSIKPNQAVKVLDRKGNVVEQGRVSKILAFRGIERTPIDEAEAGDIIAIAGLEKFNVADTLCAPEVTEPLQAQPIDPPTLSMTFSVNDSPLAGTEGDKVTSRVIRARLYKEAEGNVALKIEDSPGSDSYIVSGRGELQLSILIETMRREGFELSVSRPKVVFQKAEDGSILEPIEEVVIDVDEEHSGVVVQKMAERKAEMIEMRPSGGNRLRLVFHAPTRGLIGYQGELLTDTRGTAIMNRLFHEYAPWKGEIAGRRNGVLISNDTGESVAYAMWKLEDRGPMMIEPGWKVYRGMIVGEHTRENDLEINVLKGKQLTNIRAAGKDEAVRLTPPIKMTLERALAYIEEDELVEVTPKSIRLRKLFLDPNDRKRAVRTKESA from the coding sequence ATGAAGCTGCGCAATATCGCTATCATCGCTCACGTTGACCACGGCAAGACGACTCTCGTCGACCGTCTGCTGCAACAGTCCGGCTCCTTCCGGGAAAACCAGCGCGTCGCCGAACGCGTCATGGATTCGAACGATCTCGAAAAAGAGCGCGGCATCACGATCATGGCCAAGGCGACGTCGATCGCTTGGGAAGGCGCGCGCATCAATATTGTCGATACGCCCGGCCATGCCGATTTCGGCGGCGAGGTGGAGCGCATTCTGTCGATGGTCGATGGCGCGATTGTGCTCGTCGACGCCTCTGAAGGGCCGATGCCGCAGACCAAATTCGTGGTCGGCAAGGCGCTGAAAATCGGCTTGAAGCCGATCGTCGCCGTCAACAAGGTGGATAAGCCCGACGCCCGCATCACGGAAGTGGTCAATGAGGTATTCGATCTTTTCGCCGCGCTTGACGCTACCGACGAACAGCTCGATTTTCCGATTCTCTATGGTTCGGCCAAGCAGGGCTGGATGGCCGACAGTCCCGACGGGCCGAAAGACGGCATGGCGCCGCTGTTCGATCTTGTCTTGAAGCATGTTCCGGAGCCCCGCGTCGAAGAGGGCGGTTTCCGCATGCTCGGCACGCTGCTCGAGGCCAATCCCTATCTCGGCCGCCTTGTGACCGGGCGCGTCTTTGCCGGCTCGATCAAGCCCAATCAGGCCGTCAAGGTGCTGGACCGTAAGGGCAATGTCGTCGAGCAGGGCCGCGTCTCCAAGATTCTCGCCTTCCGCGGCATCGAGCGGACGCCCATCGATGAAGCCGAAGCGGGCGATATTATCGCCATCGCGGGGCTCGAAAAATTCAACGTCGCCGACACGCTGTGCGCGCCGGAAGTCACCGAGCCGCTGCAGGCGCAGCCGATCGATCCGCCGACCCTGTCGATGACCTTCTCGGTCAATGATTCGCCGCTTGCCGGCACCGAAGGCGACAAGGTCACGAGCCGGGTCATCCGCGCGCGCCTCTATAAGGAGGCCGAAGGCAATGTCGCGCTGAAGATCGAGGATTCGCCTGGATCGGATTCCTACATCGTCTCGGGGCGCGGCGAATTGCAGCTCTCGATCCTGATCGAGACTATGCGCCGCGAGGGCTTCGAGCTCAGCGTGTCGCGGCCGAAAGTTGTGTTCCAGAAGGCGGAAGACGGCTCCATTCTGGAGCCCATCGAAGAGGTGGTGATCGACGTCGACGAGGAGCATTCCGGCGTCGTCGTGCAGAAGATGGCCGAGCGCAAGGCCGAGATGATCGAGATGCGCCCCTCCGGCGGCAACCGCTTGCGGCTCGTGTTTCACGCGCCGACGCGCGGCCTGATCGGCTATCAGGGAGAGCTTCTGACGGACACGCGCGGCACCGCGATCATGAACCGGCTGTTTCATGAATATGCGCCGTGGAAGGGCGAGATCGCCGGCCGACGCAACGGCGTCCTCATCTCCAACGACACCGGCGAATCCGTCGCTTACGCCATGTGGAAGCTGGAAGATCGCGGCCCGATGATGATCGAGCCCGGCTGGAAGGTCTATCGCGGCATGATCGTCGGCGAGCATACGCGCGAAAACGATCTCGAAATCAATGTGCTGAAGGGCAAGCAGCTGACCAATATCCGCGCCGCCGGCAAGGATGAGGCCGTGCGCCTGACGCCGCCGATCAAGATGACGCTTGAGCGCGCGCTGGCCTATATCGAGGAGGACGAACTCGTCGAAGTGACGCCGAAGTCGATCCGGCTGCGCAAGCTGTTCCTTGATCCGAACGACCGCAAACGCGCGGTCCGGACCAAGGAAAGCGCCTGA
- a CDS encoding phosphoribosylaminoimidazolesuccinocarboxamide synthase, whose amino-acid sequence MNRSRIDAASLAPYRDYLLEDAFIPELPNYYRGKVRENYDLPNGERILIATDRVSAFDQNLASIPFKGQVLTDIARFWFEATADICPNHVRANPDPNVVVVERLEMMPVEIIVRDYLAGSTATSILTMYKAGARRMYGLDFADGLRANEKLPQTIVTPTSKAGHGSHDAPLTADEILDSGLLTPRQWEDVCEKALALFTRGREIAAGRGLILADTKYEFGFNAEGHIVLADEIHTPDSSRYWLEETYPERLESGGAPDSLDKDFIRNWVSARCDPYRDPIPQIPPDVILEAAATYIRTFETISGRSFVFPEDQSAPLDRIRANLAFYWTR is encoded by the coding sequence ATGAACCGCTCGCGCATCGACGCCGCAAGCCTTGCTCCTTACCGCGATTATCTGCTCGAGGACGCCTTCATCCCCGAGCTGCCGAATTATTATCGCGGCAAGGTGCGGGAGAATTACGATCTCCCGAATGGCGAGCGCATCCTGATCGCGACCGATCGCGTCAGCGCATTCGACCAGAATCTGGCGTCGATCCCCTTCAAGGGGCAGGTGCTGACCGATATCGCCCGCTTCTGGTTCGAGGCGACCGCCGATATCTGCCCCAATCACGTCCGCGCCAATCCCGACCCCAATGTGGTGGTCGTCGAGCGGCTCGAGATGATGCCGGTTGAAATCATTGTGCGGGACTATCTCGCGGGCTCCACGGCGACGTCGATCCTCACCATGTACAAGGCCGGCGCGCGGCGGATGTACGGGCTCGACTTTGCCGACGGCTTGCGCGCCAATGAGAAGCTGCCGCAGACGATCGTCACGCCGACCAGCAAGGCGGGACATGGCTCGCATGACGCGCCGCTGACGGCGGACGAAATTCTTGATTCCGGGCTGTTGACGCCGCGGCAGTGGGAAGACGTCTGCGAGAAAGCCCTGGCGCTCTTTACGCGTGGGCGCGAGATCGCCGCCGGGCGCGGCCTCATTCTCGCCGATACGAAATATGAGTTCGGTTTCAATGCCGAAGGCCATATCGTTCTCGCCGACGAAATCCATACGCCAGACAGCAGCCGCTATTGGCTGGAGGAAACCTATCCAGAGCGGCTCGAAAGCGGCGGCGCGCCGGATAGTCTCGATAAGGATTTCATTCGCAACTGGGTCAGCGCCCGCTGCGATCCCTATCGCGATCCGATCCCGCAAATCCCGCCGGATGTGATCCTCGAGGCTGCGGCGACCTATATCCGCACCTTCGAGACCATCTCCGGCAGAAGCTTCGTGTTTCCCGAGGATCAGTCCGCCCCGCTCGACCGGATCCGCGCCAATCTCGCCTTTTACTGGACGCGATAG